The window GTTCATCGATTATTCTCCAACTGTGCACGCAACCAATTCAACCATGTTTCAAGACCGTTGTGGGCCGTGCAACTTACTTCAAAAATTTCTCCATTTGGATTTAAATTACGGATATCTTGTATTGCCTGCTCCTTTTTGAAAGGCACATAAGGCAATAAATCAATCTTGTTAATAAGGATGGCCTTAGACTCTTTAAAGATTAACGGATACTTAAGGGGCTTATCTTCACCTTCGGTAACAGATAAAATCGTTACTTTCATGCTTTCACCAATCTCAAATTCCGCAGGGCAGACTAAATTGCCTACATTTTCAATAATAATCATATCGAGATCATCAAGATTAAGATCACCTAAGGCATCTTGAATCATCTGTGCATCGAGATGGCACCCACCAACTGTATTAATCTGGATAACAGGCACACCCAACTCATGAATGCGCTTGGCATCCTTTGCCGTAAATAAATCGCCTTCAATAACGGCTAAGCGATAATCCTTTTTTAAATCTTGTAGGGTTGCCTCCAAAAGGGAGGTCTTACCTGCCCCAGGTGAACCTAACAGGTTAAATACAAATATATTCTTTTCCTTAAACAACTGTTGTAAGGACTCTGCAATAGCATCGTTTTTTGCCAGTACATTAGTTTTAACTTGAACTTGCATGCCCTAACCTTTCTATCAATCGATATCTATAGAGGTCACTTGTAGCTCGCGACCGCCTATAGTTTGTACGAAATGGCTGTCACAATAAGGACAAATAAACGTATAATTTTTTACAAAAAATATTTTATCACAATCTAAACACTTTCCTTCAATAGGAACTGTATTGATTTCTATGCGTGAGCCTTCCGCAGGTGTTCCCTTCGTAATGGCTTCCCAACAAAATAGCAATGAATCCGGTTCTACCCCACTCATTAAACCTAAGTCTAGTTGAATAGAATGAATGACTGTCGCATCATGTTGACGTAAGGTATCGAGCGCTACATCAAGAATACCTTCTGCTATAGACATCTCATGCATGATATGCCTCGTATACCGCTTCTAGCATCATTGTCGTTGTTACGGATCCAACACCTCCTGGTACAGGAGTAATGGCAGATGCAATATCTTTTACCGCATCATAATCAACATCACCTACAGTTTTGCCGTCCAGTTCATTAATACCTACATCAATAACAACAGCACCAGGCTTAATCATATTAGCAGTAATCATATGAGCACGACCAGCCGCAGCAATAATAATATCACCACGCTTTACTTGCTCTACTAGATCAGAAGTTCTAGAATGGCACATTGTAACAGTACCATGTGCAGCGAGTGCCATAAGCGCTACAGGTTTACCGATAACTTGGCTACGACCGACTACAACCACATGTTTTCCTTCTAAAGGAATATTATAGTGATTTAAAATAGCCATACAAGCCTTAGCCGTACAAGGAGCAAAGCCACCCTTACCAGCTGTTACTAAACCGATGTTATATGTTGTAAGACCATCAATATCTTTTTTAGGATCTAACATATCGATAAGAGCTTCTGTATCAATGTGTTTAGGCATTGGCATTAGCGGTAAAATTCCATGAATAGATGGATCAGTATTTAATTCATGCAACGCCGCTACTACTTCATCTTGCGTTGCCGTTTCAGGCAATTGCTTTAGCACAAAACCATAGCCAAAATTTTTAGCTGTTTTTTCCATAAATGTAGCATACATATGAGCGCCATGGTCTTCACCGACAAGTAACACTGCCATAGTAATCACAGAGTTGCCTACTGCTGCAACTTTTTCTTGTAAAATCGCCTTGTGGGCATCTGCTACCGCTTTCCCTCGTAATTCGATCATAAGTATCTCCATTCATTCAAACTATTTATAAAAAAGGTGCCTCCTGAGAGGCACCAAAGTCTCTTATTCTATTATATAACGAACTGTCTATAATTTCTAATTATCTACTAAAGTGAACGGTAATTGCCGTCCCGGGTTGAACAGTAGTGCCCCCACTTTCATCTTGAGAAACGGCAATACCCGTTCCATCTGGCTTAAACGCAAGCCCCGCCTTATGTAACCAATCACGTACTTCACCATAGGTAAAACCAGTAAAGTTAGGCAATGTAACAGAACCATCACTTCCCGGTTTTGGTTCAGGTAATGTATTAGCAGCTTTAACAGCTACTGGTGTACTTTCTTTAACATACGGACTCATTTGGTAATACCGTACAAGTTGAGATACGATGTCCTTAAATACAGGGGCTACAATTTGACTACCATAATAAGAACCCTTTTGTGGGTCATCAATAACGACAAGAACTACAAATTTTGGATCCTCTACAGGGCCAAAGCCAATAAAGGACGCAATGTATTGTCCGTCGAGATAACCGCCATGTTTGGTATCTAGTTTTTGCGCCGTACCAGTTTTACCGCCGAAGTGATAACCTTCTACCATCGCTTTTGTACCGCCACCTTCGGATACTTCTTTTTCTAGAATATCTACAATGGTTTTAGCGGTTTCCGCCGGAACTGGTTGTCCCACAACAGATGTTTCAGTCGTACTTGTTACATCGCCTTGAGAGTTACTATAAGACTTGATGATATGTGGTTTCATCATAGCCCCACCATTAGAAAGTGCACCAAAGACACGAACCATTTGTAATGGTGTAACCGCAATACCTTGACCGATAGACATTGTAGCAACGTCTAGCTTACTCATATCCTCTGGATTATACAAAATACCTGCTCCTTCACCAGGCAATTCAATACCTGTTTCAGAACCAAAGCCATAATCACGTACATATTTCGAGAGAATATCTGCCCCTGTTAATGTACCAATTTCAGCCATACCAGTATTAATAGAGTACTTCAAAATATCTAGCAAACGAACAGGACCATATCCCTCACCATTCCAGTTTCTAATGATATGTCCATTGGCAGCGAAGGCCCCTTTATCGTTATACACAGTGTCTAACTTCCATTTGCCTGCTGCAAGAGCTGCAGATGCAATGATAGGTTTGAATGTAGAACCTGGTTCATATAAATTGGTAACCGCAATATTTTTGAAAGCCTCTTCACCACTTTGGTTGTAGTTATTAGGATCATAACTTGGACGATTGGCCATCGCTAATATTTCACCGGTCTTTGGATCCATAACGATAACGCTGGCATGCTTAGCTCCTGTATCAACCATCGCCTTATCAAGAGCGCGTTCTGCAATAAATTGAATTGTTGCATCGATGGTTAAGGTTACGCTTTTACCCTTATCTGGTAAAAATTTAGATAGTACGGAACCAAAGATGGCATTCCCTTTATTATCAGTAGCTACAATTTCTTGTTGTACGCCCCCCTTTAATTCGTCATCGAGAACCATTTCTAGACCATCAAGCCCTTTATCATCAGTGCCGACAAAGCCTAATACTTGTGCCGCTAAGACACCATTTGGATAATAGCGCTTAGATTCTTCAACGAAATTAAGGCCTGCAATATTATTATCCTTAATAACTTGTTGTACCGCTTTTGATTTGTCTGCATCCATCATACGATTCAACCAGACAAAGGCGGTATCCTCTTGCAAAGCTTTTACAATATTCTCTTTTGACATCGTTACATACGGTGAGATGAGCTCCGCAATCTCTTGAGGAGACTGTTTAATCATCTTCGGATCCGCATATAAAGATTTTGTAACTACACTCATCGCCAATGGCTTGCCATTACGGTCATAGATTGTACCCCGCGGCGATTGTAATTTTCTATCTACTTGAACTTGTAATAAGTTTTTCTTCTCTAGGTCAAAGGTATCAAAGACCTGTAACTGTGCTAAACGACCGATAAGGACGAAAGCAACGGTCATGAGTATGGCAAGGCACCATGTAGTGCGACTCCAATCACTCATGCGTAATAACGCTTTATTTAATAACTTCATCATTTCTCCACTGGACGGCGTAACTTATGGTCTAATGCATCATATAGCGCATCTGGTTCATTGGTAATCACTCCATTTTGTACCTGACCTAATAAATACTGCAATCCTTCCCCCACTTTATTCCCTGCAAGCTTAATAACACGTTCATCATAATTTAAATCCTTTGTATGGATAGGCATCTCTAGGCTCAGATCTGCCATACATTCACCAAAGGCTAAGGTTCCATCAGTCGATGCATAAGGCTTCCCACAGCCTAACACATCAGCAGCACAAACCTTAGATAATTGCTCCCATGCAGTTCGCATAATTTGACTATCTCGAAACTCACCGCTGCGAGCCTCTTTACGGATCCACTTTTTCTCATTAGCTTCCCCATTTTGTACAAAATAGTGAAAGCGCATATGATTTTTTACAATCCAAGCTACACGGCGCACAAAAGCCTTAGGATAACCTAAACGAGTAAGCAAGGTTTCTGTCATTTCAGCACCTAATGTATCATGGCCACGATCCGTCAAACGTCCGTTAATAACAGCTCGTACCGCCGGCATACCCTTTGCTACATCGTGTAACAGTGCACCCCAACGTAATATTAAATCTGGTTCTGTATGAGATACAACGGCTAATGTATGATACCAACCATCAAATTCGTGAAAGTCTTTTTCTTGTGGTAAATTCACAAGATGGTATAGCTCTGGTAAAATAGGCACTTCACGAGCGACGCCATTTTCTACAACGCGACAAGAACACTCGGCCAAGCGAGATTGTACTAATACATCAAGGCCCTTAGCCACAGCGGGCTCTAACATGAGTCGGTCCAGTTCACTACGGACTCTCTCGAGAGATAACCCAGGCACACGATGAAATGCCTTTGGCATAGCTTCTAATAAATCTTCGGTAGGTAAGAAATCTAGCTTTGCCACAAAGCGGCATGCTCTAAATAATCGCAATGCGTCTTCTTCGAAGCGTTGCTGTGCATTCCCAATGGTTCGCAATGTCTTATGCTTGATATCTCGGCGTCCCCCTACTAGGTCTATGACCTCACCAAAACGATTCATAGCCATACCATTGACCGTAAAGTCACGACGCAACACGTCTTCCTCTAAGGTATCGGCATAAGCGATTTCTTCTGGTCGATGACTATCCGCTCCATATCGTTCAGTGCGATACGTTGCAATTTCATATTGCTTTCCTTCTAGTGTAGCTACTACTACGCCAAAGGATTTTCCTACTAAGTCTGTCGTTTGAATATCTTGACCGCGTAGGACTTCAATTACCGTATTAGGACGTGCAGACGTCACAATATCAAAGTCATGAGGCTTTTGATGCATCAAAATATCACGCACTGCTCCGCCAATGATATAGGCTTCATAACCTGCTTCTTCCAATACAGTCAATATTCGATTGGCTTGTTCCATCATGCACACTCCTTTCTGAACTAGTCTAACCTTTATTTTACTACAAATGAAAGCATGAAAAAAGTGCAATCCTATAAGGATTGCACTCGTTCTGCAATAGCTGTACCCGTCGGTGTTACCGCAAGGCCGCCATCACTTGTTTCACGCAATGCTGCTGGCATAGCGCGACCGATATTATTCATTGCTTCAATAACTTCATCTGGTGGAATTTGACTTTCAATATTCATCAAAGCCAATTCAGATGCAGTAATGGCATGAACTGCATAGAAACCATTACGTTTAACGCACGGTACCTCTACAAGCCCTGCTACTGGATCACAAGCAAGGCCCAATAAGTTTTTCATGCACAATGCGATAGCATGTCCTACTTGACGAGGCGTACCACCCATCATTTCTACAATAGCACCGGCAGCCATACAAGCGGCCGTACCAATTTCTGCTTGGCAACCGCCAACGGCACCGGCCACACAAGCGCGATTCGCTACGACATTGCCAATGCCAGAGGCAGCCAAGAAGCCCTTTACCATAGTTGCTCTATCTAGCTTGTAATGGTCCGCTACTGCTTTCACCGCACCAGGCATAACACCACAAGAGCCAGCCGTAGGGCACGCAACAATGCGGAACATCTTTGCATTTGCTTCATTAACAGCAATAGCATAGGTCATAGCCTTGTACGCAATATCACTCATAAATCTTGGTGCTTGGCCATTAAGCTGTGCCGCCTGGCCACCAGACATACCAGAGGCCGTTTTTTCTGCATAGTCTATACCATCCTGAATAGAACCTTCAAAGATATCTAAACGATGCTCTATTTCACGAATAACCGCTTCTTCACTGCGATCATAATTCTCTAATTCATAGCGCAGTACTACATCGCCAAAGGAAATGTTATTTTCCTCAGCTAAGCGAATAATATCTGCAATTGTATCGTATGCATAACTCATCATTCGCCCTCCTATAACGCTTCAAAGGTCATCACATCCTGGATGCCTGGAAACTCGCGCATAAACTGAACTGTAATAGGATTTACCACTGTATCTGTAGTAATAACCATGACTGCATCCTTATGCTTGCCCTTACGGAATACGCGCATCGTAGCGATGTTAATATCGGACTCACTCAATGCTTGGCTCACGAGAGAAATCGCACCAGGTCTATCCTCATGGAACACAACGAGCGTAAACTCATCTCCTGTAATGGACATATCATTTCCATCTACTTCGGTAATCATAATCTGACCACCGCCGAGAGAGCGACCAATAACAGTCATATGACGATTATGTTCATCATACATATCAAAACGCACCACATTCGGATGCCCTACATCAAGAGGAGACTCAATAAAAGAAAACTCCATCCCCTCTTTTTTCGCTAATTCATGGGCAACTCGGATGTTCGCATCATCCTCTTTATAACCTAATAAGCCGCCAATCAAAGCACGATCCGTACCATGCCCTTTATAGGTTTTTGCAAAAGATCCATATAATGTTAAATCTACCTTTTTGGGAGTAGCACGAAAAATACACCGCGCCATCTTGCCTAGCCGAGCAGCACCCGCTGTATGCGAACTAGACGGACCAATCATAATAGGCCCTATAATATCAAAAATACTGTTCATACATACCTCTATATACACATAAACCATGTGAAAAAATCCTATTTCACCTATAGTATAGCAACCAATATCGAGCCTTGTCTATATGCACATTAGAGGCATATTTGTTTGTCTACAGAGGACTACTATTCTTGTGAAAGCTGTTCTAAAACTTTGTATATTGATGGGACGCATCCATATCTACAGTTATAAAAAGGAAAGACTATACTTATGCAGCGACATCTCCCCCTCACCTCACTATTCTGATGAAAGCTATTTTATGAGTTTGTATATTGATGGGACTTATATTTCAGAAACGTTTTACTTATGGGCACAACCTATTGAGGGCCGAAGCGCCTCTATCACCACCACATACTATTTTGGATAAAGCTATCTACAGAGTAGTATATTGATGGGCCGCCTTTATATCTACAGTTATAAAAAGGAAAGACTATACTTATGCAGCGACATCTCCCCCTCACCTCACTATTCTGATGAAAGCTATTTTATGAGTTTGTATATTGATGGGACTTATATTTCAGAAACGTTTTACTAATGGGCATAACCTATTGAGGGCCGAAGCGCCTCTATCACCACCACATACTATTTTGGATAAAGCTATCTACAGAGTAGTATATTGATGGGACGTCTTTATATCTACAGTTATAAAAAGGAAAGACTATACTTATGCAGCGATATCTCCCCCTCACCTCACTATTCTGATGAAAGCTATTTTATGAGTTTGTATATTGATGGGACTTATATTTCAGAAACGTTTTACTAACAGGCACAACCTATTGAGGGCCGACTTACGCGCCGTATGGAGGCATGAGATAGGTTGTGCCTGTTAGTAACCAAGTTGTCGAAATAATTTTTGGCCCCATCAATATACAAACACTCGATAGATAGCTTTCACAATAATAGTAAAAAAACGCACCTAAGGATAACCCTAGGTGCGTTATTTATAACAACAGTCCTAAATCATAAAAGAGAGGGGACGTAGGACTGTAGTTAACAGATTAATAGATCCTATTAGCCCAAGATAGCTTTCATGTCAGCTTCTGGAGTTGTAATTGGATGTAATTGGAATTTTTCTACCAAAATGTTCAATACATTGCTGGAGAAGAATTTAGGCAAGGAAGGTCCGATGTAAATGTTACGGATACCCAATGCTAACAATGTTAACAAGATACATACCGCTTTTTGTTCGTACCAGGACAATACCAATGTCAATGGCAAGTCGTTTACATCACATTCAAATGCACCAGCTAAAGCTACTGCTACTTGAATAGCGGAGTAAGCATCGTTACATTGACCCATATCAAGGATACGAGGGATACCACCGATTTCGCCGATATTCATGTCGTTGAAACGGAATTTACCACAAGCCAATGTCAATACTACAGTATCATTTGGAGTTTGTTTAACGAATTCAGTGTAGTAGTTACGGCCTACTTTAGCACCGTCACAACCACCTACCAAGAAGAAGTGTTTAATAGCGCCAGCTTTTACAGCATCAATTACTTTATCAGCAATACCCAATACTGTGCCATGACCGAAACCTGTGGTTACTTCATGACCACCGTTGATACCAGTGAATTCTTGAGCTTCTTTGTAGCCGCCCAATTCGATAGCACGGTTGATAACTGCGGAGAAGTCTTTAGTACCATCTTCTTTTTCTTCGATATGTGCACAACCATCGAAACCTACCATATCTGTAGTGAAGATATTAGCTTTGTAGTTTTCTTTTGGTGGCATAATGCAGTTTGTAGTGAACAAGAATGCGCCAGGAACATCAACAAATTCTTTTTGTTGGTTTTGCCATGCTGTACCGAAGTTACCTTTCAATTGAGGATGTTTCTTCAATTCAGGATAAGCGTGGCAAGGCAACATTTCACCATGAGTATAGATATTTACACCTTTACCATCAGTTTGTTCCAATAATTGTTTCAAGTCATGAAGGTCATGACCAGTTACAACGATGAAAGGACCTGGTTCTACAGTCAAAGGAACTGTAGTTGGTACAGGTGTACCATATGTTTCAGTATTAGCTTTATCAAGAACAGCCATACATTTCAAGTTAATTTGACCAAATTCCATCAAAAGATCAAGCCATTCTTCAGCGCTGTGATCTTTAGCGAATTCTACCATGCCTTTAACGAACCAAGCGTCAACATCAGCATCGTGGAAGCCAAGGCGAGCAGCATGCCATGCGTACGCAGCCATACCACGCATACCTAACAATAATGTGGAGCGAAGGGATACGATGTCTTCTTCACCTTTCCACAATTGTTCCCAATCAAAGTTTTGTTGAGCGCTATCCACTTTTGCATGGTAAGCATTTACTTCGTCAATGAATTCTTGAACGCGGTCTTCAGAGAAGTTTACGTTTGTTACACACATGAACAAACCGCGCATAATATAATCGATACCTTCTTTAGTATGACCCTTTACGTCTAAAGCGCGAGCCAAGCCAACTAAAGCAGCAGTTAATTCGTCTTGTAAGTTAGCAACTGGTGCAGTTTTACCACATACACCTTGTACAGTACAGCCACCTGGTGCTGCAGATTGTTCGCATTGATAACAGAACATGCTCATTTGAAAATCCTCCTTTGCGAGACTTCCTCGCAGTCAAGCTAGATAATATAAAACCTATACATTACACTGATGTTTTATCAGTTGTCTGATTGATTACATTTGAAAGTATAACGTAAAGATGATACAATTTCTGTAGCTTGAGCAACAAATAAAAACTTTTTCAAAAATTTTCCTGACTCCCCTTATGGAACAGGTAGACCATTCGGTCTTATACTTTTATTATACAATAATCATTTTTAATTGCTATAGACTTTATCACACCGGAGGTGCCTATGAAACAAATACTTTCAAACGATATCATTAATCAATATATGCCCACCCTCGTGAAATGTCCTTTATTCAATACATTAGGAGAGCCAGAGCTGCGTGGCTATTTAAATAATGCCAAAGTTATCATCCACAGTTACAAAAAAAACGATTTTATAGCCCTCGCTGGAGATCCTATGGAGGGTATCGGCGTCATCCTTGAGGGCAGCGCTTTACTAACTCGTGAAAATGTCATGGGCCAACGGGTTATTATGGCAAACTTAGAACAATCAGATATTTTCGGAGAAGCACTACTATTTAGTAAACAGCCTTTATGGCCTGCTACCATTAAGGCAACAAAAGCAACTAAAATTATGTTTATTCCCCTTGAAACCTTTATTAAAACATTGCCGGATTGTCATCAATGCCAAACTAAAATCCTATCTAATCTATTAGAGGATTTATCTGAAAAAGCAATTCTATTAACCAGAAAAGTCCACTACCTCACATTAAAAGGGATGCGCGAAAAGATTTTTGCGTACTTAACAGATATTTATAAACGTCAGCATTCTAACACAATTCAATTACCCCACAACCGCGAGCAAATGGCTGAGGTACTCAATGTATCTCGCACAGCCCTTAGCCGTGAACTAGGGCGCCTTCGCGATGAAGGTCTCATTGATATTACAGGGCGCACCGTAACAATTAAAAACATTGAAGACATTGAAGAATTCGGCTTTAACACCTTTTAATACTTAATGGCTATTAAATTTAACAAACTAAAAAGTCTCTCAAGATTATCTTGAGAGACTTTTTTATTACACGACTCATAAAGTATATAACGGTTTTAAGTATATACCCATATTAATAACTATATTATATAATTTTTCAAACTATATAGTACTTAAAATTATACATCAGAACCAATGAGACAAATCAAATTCTTCACCAATGGTTGCTTTCACATGAGCACGGCCTAAGTAAAGGCCTAACAATGTTAAGCTAATTTTAGACATTGGCGTGCTATCAAAGACATCAGCTAAATCCAATAGAACCGGTGAAATATCATCCATAATATCACGCGCCTCTTGGCCCCTGAAAGCAGTAGGTTTGCTCTTCATCAGAGCTAAAAGATCACGTTGAACCATCGCATTAGAAATTCGTGTTTGTCTAAAGAATTGTGGTGCCAAAGACTCATCTACCAAGGCTAATTTATAAAGATTGGAATTCAAGCTACGCACCACATAACGTGGATCTACACCATGACCATCTGTAGCACGGAAGAGTTCTTCCTTAGAAAAACCACGATAGTTAAATACAAACGGATATGAATTAGACAACACTTGGCATAAAGTGATAGGCTCTTGTTCTTCTTGTGTACAGCGTAAATAGTCTAGCTGGCGATAGAAGGAATCATTTCGAGGCAAATCAGAGATGAATGGCTCAATATATTTTTCCACATAATGTTGGAAATGAATCAATCCATAGTTATTAGAGTTTCTAGAATATTGTAACAATAATGTTAAGGCCATAACTTGGAAGTGACCTAAAGTTAAATGAGGTAATACACGTAATGCATCAAAAGCTACGAGGTATGGCGTACTAGATTTAGGAGATTGAACCACATCTAGAAAAGCACCTAACGCAGCGGACTTCATCCACTCTGTATTTGTAGCGGCATATGCCTTTTGCATACTCATCAACGCTTCTTGAATAACAATATTCTCTAGTAATGCATTCACTTCAACAATTTTTGTAATATTGAGAGCTGCTAAAGCATCTCTTGTAATAGATTCTACATAGTGTTGCGTATCACCATGTAACACCCCAAAGGAATGAACAAATGGTGCTATAGCCAACTCAACGCATTTATCCTCATGCGCCGCTTTTGCCCATTGACCATGCGGTTCCTCCTCTTCAGTTAAACTTGTTGCCGCCAATTGTGCTTCAATTTCAGAAGCATCAAACAAACGCGTTTCATCTAATACCGATGGGCCTTCCGCGGTTTGTATTTCGTTCGCACCACCTATCATCTGCGTAGCATCTATGCTACCCGCTTCATAAGCTTCAAAGGCTTCCACAGATTCACCCATAGCAATTGTATCTTCAACAGAGTTTGCGTTATTGAGAAGTTCATCTGTAACAACATCGAGGACAATAGTTTTATCCACCAACGGAGTAACACCTTGATTAGCTTGATTAGCTTGATTAAGATCTGATACGGCTGTCATCACAATGGTTTCATCCCCTATTGGTGTGCCATTATCCGAACCTATTGGTGTTCCATTATCCGAACCTATTGGTGTTCCATTATCCGAACCTAATGCTAACGCATATTCTCCCTCTGAAACATGACTTGAATTAGACTTTAGAGTACTTCTTCTATTATAAGAGGTATCTATAGGATCAACCAGAGATTCAGCCGGTTCTCGCTCTTCACCGACCACCGTTTCAACTGTATCCGGAATTGATGCAGTATATACATTAGTCCCACTCGTATGTGTGATTGTTACATTGCCCTCTTGCGACTCCGTTGCAAATATAACATCATGATGCTCTTTAAGATTATTTTTATTACTTATGTTTTTATAGGATTTTTCTTTTGCCTTACTTTCACCATCACCACCGCTAAAAACAGCATAGCAAACAGCAAAGAATCCCAATGCCACGACGGCTAATACAAAATACGGTATTAGGTTTGACATACTATCCCCCTACATCAATGCTTCATTATATGCAGCACGCTCACCGCCAATGCTCTTCGGACGAACACGACAAGCGGTCACATGTGCTTTCCCAATTTCTTTCACACAAAGACGTACAGGCACTGCAACGTGTTTCATGTGCATACCAATGAAAGTATCTCCAATATCGATGCCTACATCAGCTTGAATAAATTCAACCATCACAGGATCATCAAAATGTTCGTACGCCATCACAGCCAGGGCACCACCCGCATGACGTTGAGGAACAACATTAACTTCCTCCTCCCATGTCATAGCGCTACGTTCCATAACAAGTGCACGATTAATATGTTCACAACATTGAATCGCCAAGTTAAGTCCTTTAGCCTTAACAGCATTGTATATTTCATCAAATACGACCTGAGCCACATCAAGGTGAGAGTCAGTGCCGATTTTTTTACCTACAATTT of the Veillonella parvula genome contains:
- the hypB gene encoding hydrogenase nickel incorporation protein HypB; translation: MQVQVKTNVLAKNDAIAESLQQLFKEKNIFVFNLLGSPGAGKTSLLEATLQDLKKDYRLAVIEGDLFTAKDAKRIHELGVPVIQINTVGGCHLDAQMIQDALGDLNLDDLDMIIIENVGNLVCPAEFEIGESMKVTILSVTEGEDKPLKYPLIFKESKAILINKIDLLPYVPFKKEQAIQDIRNLNPNGEIFEVSCTAHNGLETWLNWLRAQLENNR
- a CDS encoding penicillin-binding transpeptidase domain-containing protein; this translates as MKLLNKALLRMSDWSRTTWCLAILMTVAFVLIGRLAQLQVFDTFDLEKKNLLQVQVDRKLQSPRGTIYDRNGKPLAMSVVTKSLYADPKMIKQSPQEIAELISPYVTMSKENIVKALQEDTAFVWLNRMMDADKSKAVQQVIKDNNIAGLNFVEESKRYYPNGVLAAQVLGFVGTDDKGLDGLEMVLDDELKGGVQQEIVATDNKGNAIFGSVLSKFLPDKGKSVTLTIDATIQFIAERALDKAMVDTGAKHASVIVMDPKTGEILAMANRPSYDPNNYNQSGEEAFKNIAVTNLYEPGSTFKPIIASAALAAGKWKLDTVYNDKGAFAANGHIIRNWNGEGYGPVRLLDILKYSINTGMAEIGTLTGADILSKYVRDYGFGSETGIELPGEGAGILYNPEDMSKLDVATMSIGQGIAVTPLQMVRVFGALSNGGAMMKPHIIKSYSNSQGDVTSTTETSVVGQPVPAETAKTIVDILEKEVSEGGGTKAMVEGYHFGGKTGTAQKLDTKHGGYLDGQYIASFIGFGPVEDPKFVVLVVIDDPQKGSYYGSQIVAPVFKDIVSQLVRYYQMSPYVKESTPVAVKAANTLPEPKPGSDGSVTLPNFTGFTYGEVRDWLHKAGLAFKPDGTGIAVSQDESGGTTVQPGTAITVHFSR
- a CDS encoding hydrogenase maturation nickel metallochaperone HypA, producing MHEMSIAEGILDVALDTLRQHDATVIHSIQLDLGLMSGVEPDSLLFCWEAITKGTPAEGSRIEINTVPIEGKCLDCDKIFFVKNYTFICPYCDSHFVQTIGGRELQVTSIDID
- a CDS encoding bifunctional 5,10-methylenetetrahydrofolate dehydrogenase/5,10-methenyltetrahydrofolate cyclohydrolase, with the translated sequence MIELRGKAVADAHKAILQEKVAAVGNSVITMAVLLVGEDHGAHMYATFMEKTAKNFGYGFVLKQLPETATQDEVVAALHELNTDPSIHGILPLMPMPKHIDTEALIDMLDPKKDIDGLTTYNIGLVTAGKGGFAPCTAKACMAILNHYNIPLEGKHVVVVGRSQVIGKPVALMALAAHGTVTMCHSRTSDLVEQVKRGDIIIAAAGRAHMITANMIKPGAVVIDVGINELDGKTVGDVDYDAVKDIASAITPVPGGVGSVTTTMMLEAVYEAYHA
- the sdaAA gene encoding L-serine ammonia-lyase, iron-sulfur-dependent, subunit alpha — protein: MSYAYDTIADIIRLAEENNISFGDVVLRYELENYDRSEEAVIREIEHRLDIFEGSIQDGIDYAEKTASGMSGGQAAQLNGQAPRFMSDIAYKAMTYAIAVNEANAKMFRIVACPTAGSCGVMPGAVKAVADHYKLDRATMVKGFLAASGIGNVVANRACVAGAVGGCQAEIGTAACMAAGAIVEMMGGTPRQVGHAIALCMKNLLGLACDPVAGLVEVPCVKRNGFYAVHAITASELALMNIESQIPPDEVIEAMNNIGRAMPAALRETSDGGLAVTPTGTAIAERVQSL
- the sdaAB gene encoding L-serine ammonia-lyase, iron-sulfur-dependent subunit beta codes for the protein MNSIFDIIGPIMIGPSSSHTAGAARLGKMARCIFRATPKKVDLTLYGSFAKTYKGHGTDRALIGGLLGYKEDDANIRVAHELAKKEGMEFSFIESPLDVGHPNVVRFDMYDEHNRHMTVIGRSLGGGQIMITEVDGNDMSITGDEFTLVVFHEDRPGAISLVSQALSESDINIATMRVFRKGKHKDAVMVITTDTVVNPITVQFMREFPGIQDVMTFEAL
- a CDS encoding CCA tRNA nucleotidyltransferase; the protein is MMEQANRILTVLEEAGYEAYIIGGAVRDILMHQKPHDFDIVTSARPNTVIEVLRGQDIQTTDLVGKSFGVVVATLEGKQYEIATYRTERYGADSHRPEEIAYADTLEEDVLRRDFTVNGMAMNRFGEVIDLVGGRRDIKHKTLRTIGNAQQRFEEDALRLFRACRFVAKLDFLPTEDLLEAMPKAFHRVPGLSLERVRSELDRLMLEPAVAKGLDVLVQSRLAECSCRVVENGVAREVPILPELYHLVNLPQEKDFHEFDGWYHTLAVVSHTEPDLILRWGALLHDVAKGMPAVRAVINGRLTDRGHDTLGAEMTETLLTRLGYPKAFVRRVAWIVKNHMRFHYFVQNGEANEKKWIRKEARSGEFRDSQIMRTAWEQLSKVCAADVLGCGKPYASTDGTLAFGECMADLSLEMPIHTKDLNYDERVIKLAGNKVGEGLQYLLGQVQNGVITNEPDALYDALDHKLRRPVEK